The DNA sequence GTACTTCATGTTTCGTTAGAAACTCAATCTTTTAATAGAAAGAGGCTGTATCATAAATCATGATCAGCCTCTTTTTTTTGATTTATTCACATGGTCTTGGGTTGATTCCATTGAAAAAGTGGGTTTACATGGGTTTACACAATTTAGGGTTAATATTTATTTATATTGTTGATAATCAATTAATTGAATGTGATTTCTTTGAAAAAAGTGTAAACCCACTTTTTGTCTAAATGTTATCGGTAAAATTTCAATTCATAGGATAAAGTAGTACCGAGATGGGATTTATGGTGCAGTGGCTTTGATTAACATGGATTTCAGATTTTCTTCTTTTTAATTTCGTTTTGTTTTAAATGTGTTTCGATATGTGCTGTTTTGATATGATTTTTATTCTAAATGGAAGTTTTTGTTCTCTTTTTGTTAAAAATTAATTATTAATTAGTTTTGTTTTGTTTCTAATTGTTATTATTTATAAATTTGATTTAATAATCGAAACTGATTAATAAAATATAACAATATAAAGATCATGGTTGCAACTAACAGAAGCGATATTGTAAAATCTATAACCGATACTAATAAAATTTGGGATGTGGTGATAGTAGGCGGCGGGGCCACCGGTTTAGGTGCCGCGGTTGATGCCGCCTCCAGGGGCTATAAAACCTTGTTGTTAGAGCAGGCCGATTTTGCCAAAGGTACATCCAGCCGAAGCACTAAGCTGGTGCATGGCGGAGTGCGCTACCTGGCCCAGGGCGATATCGGTCTGGTGCGTGAAGCTTTGTATGAGCGCGGTCTGTTATTGAAAAATGCGCCGCACCTGGTAAAAAACGAATCGTTTGTTATTCCCAACTATGAATGGTGGGGAGGAGCCTTTTATACTATCGGTTTAACCATGTATGATCTGCTGGCCGGAAAACTTGGTTTTGGCCGCGCAAAACATATCTCTAAAAAAGAAGTGATCGGCAAGCTGCCAACTATCAACCAAAAAGGTTTAAGGGGCGGGGTTGTATATCATGATGGTCAGTTTGATGATTCGCGCCTTGCAGTTAATCTGGCGCAAACCGCATTGGAGCAAGGAGCTACCGTATTGAACTATTTTCGCGTAGTTAGCCTGATCAAAAACGATCAGCAGAAAATATCCGGGGTAATTACTACCGATATGGAAACCGATCAAACCTATACCATTAAATGTAAAACGGTTATTAACGCTACAGGTGTATTTGTTGATGACTTGTTGCAGATGGATAAACCCGGTAAAAAGCCGATGGTTAGGCCAAGCCAGGGTGTGCACCTGGTGCTCGATAGGTCATTCATGCCAGGAGAAGATGCTATCATGATCCCCAAAACAGAAGACGGGCGGGTACTGTTTGCTGTGCCATGGCACGATAAACTGGTAGTAGGTACAACAGATACCCCGCTTAATGAACATAGTCTGGAACCACGGGCTCTGGAAGAAGAGATCGACTTTATTATACGGACAGCCGAAAAATATCTGACCAAAGCCCCAACCCGCCATGATGTGCTCAGTGTATTTGCCGGTTTGCGTCCATTGGCAGCTCCGGAAGGTGACTCATCAAAAACAAAGGAGATTTCGCGTAGTCACAAATTATTGGTTTCCGATTCTGGCCTCATCACCATTACCGGTGGTAAATGGACAACTTACCGCAGGATGGGGCAGGATACTATTGATAAAGCCATTGAAGTAGGTAAGCTGGAACCAAAGCCAAGTGTTACCAAGGACTTGTCGATACATGGCAGTAAGCTTAATGTTGACAGGAGCGATCATTTATATGTGTATGGCAGCGACGAAGCTGAGCTACTGGCATTGGTAAATGAAAATGCCGAATGGGGTAAAAAAATGCACCCGGATATGCCTTATTTACAAGCCGAGGTGGTGTGGGGAGTAAGGCATGAAATGGCCCGTAATGTAGAAGATATCCTGGCACGCCGGGTACGGTCATTATTCCTGAATGCCCGTGCTGCCATTGATATGGCCCCAACTGTAGCCGGTTTAATAGCCAAAGAACTCAATAAAGATGCCGCCTGGGAGAAGGAGCAGGTAGCGTCTTTTACCGTTTTAGCCAATGGTTACCTGCTTGAGCCTTATCAATCCAAAAAAGTATAAATAACCAAAGCCTCACGAAGCTCTCATATAATAATTCTCTCCAAAGGAGAGGACTTAAAATTGCTTTTTTGAACCCTCTCCTTTGGAAGGGGCAGGGTGAGGCCAACCAATTATATTATAAAACCAAAGAAGAACGTAAATTATGGAAGATTACATTTTAGCATTAGACCAGGGAACTACCAGCTCGAGAGCTATAGTATTTGATCACAAGGGGCAAATTAAATCTGTTGCCCAAAAAGAATTTAAACAAATATTTCCTCAATCAGGTTGGGTTGAGCATGATCCGAATGAGATCTGGTCGACACAAGCCAGTGTAGCGGCAGAAGCCACCGTTAAGATGGGCATAAACGGTACCAATCTGAAAGCTATAGGTATTACTAATCAGCGTGAGACTACTATCGTATGGGATAGGAATACAGGCGAGCCGGTATATAATGCTATTGTTTGGCAGGATCGCCGTACCGCTGCTTTTTGCGATCAATTAAAACACGATGGGCATGAAGATATGATCCGTTCCAAAACAGGACT is a window from the Mucilaginibacter inviolabilis genome containing:
- a CDS encoding glycerol-3-phosphate dehydrogenase/oxidase, giving the protein MVATNRSDIVKSITDTNKIWDVVIVGGGATGLGAAVDAASRGYKTLLLEQADFAKGTSSRSTKLVHGGVRYLAQGDIGLVREALYERGLLLKNAPHLVKNESFVIPNYEWWGGAFYTIGLTMYDLLAGKLGFGRAKHISKKEVIGKLPTINQKGLRGGVVYHDGQFDDSRLAVNLAQTALEQGATVLNYFRVVSLIKNDQQKISGVITTDMETDQTYTIKCKTVINATGVFVDDLLQMDKPGKKPMVRPSQGVHLVLDRSFMPGEDAIMIPKTEDGRVLFAVPWHDKLVVGTTDTPLNEHSLEPRALEEEIDFIIRTAEKYLTKAPTRHDVLSVFAGLRPLAAPEGDSSKTKEISRSHKLLVSDSGLITITGGKWTTYRRMGQDTIDKAIEVGKLEPKPSVTKDLSIHGSKLNVDRSDHLYVYGSDEAELLALVNENAEWGKKMHPDMPYLQAEVVWGVRHEMARNVEDILARRVRSLFLNARAAIDMAPTVAGLIAKELNKDAAWEKEQVASFTVLANGYLLEPYQSKKV